The nucleotide window CGGGTGCGGGCGGTACGGCTGGGCGCCCGCTCGGTGGCGGCGCTGGTGCTGGTCTCGGCGATCGGCGTGGTGGCGTTCGGCTGGCCGCTGCTGGCCGCGCCGGGGTCCGGGCTGGCGCACAGCACCGACGCGCCGTGGCTCTTCGCCGCGCTGCTGCCGCTGCTGCTGGCGGTCGTGGTCGCCACCATCGCGGACACCGGGCTGGACGCCAAGGCGGTGGCGATGCTCGGGGTGCTGGCGGCGGTGGGCGCGGCGCTGCGTCCGCTGGGCGCGGGCACCGCGGGCATCGAGCCGATGTTCTTCCTGATGGTGCTCTCCGGCCGGGTGCTCGGCCCCGGCTTCGGCTTCGTGCTCGGCGCGCTGTCGATGTTCGCCTCCGCGCTGCTGACCGGCGGGGTCGGGCCGTGGATGCCGTTCCAGATGCTCTCCATGGGCTGGGTCTCGATGGGCGCGGGCCTGCTGCCGCGTCCCGAAACCCTGCGCGGCAAGGGCGAACTGGCGCTGCTCGCGCTGTACGGGGTGGTCTCCTCGCTGCTGTACGGCACGGTGATGAACCTCCAGGGTTGGCCGTACATCGCGGGCCTCGGCTCCGGCGTGTCGTACGTCCCGGGCGCGCCGCTCGGCGACAACCTGGTCCGCTTCCTCACCTACTGCCTGGCCACCTCGCTCGGCTGGGACGTCCCGCGCGCCGTGGTCACCGCGGTCCTCACCTTCGTGCTCGGCGCGCCGATCCTCGCCGCGCTGCGCCGCGCCACCCGCCGCGCCGCCTTCGCCGCCCCGGTCTCCTTCGCCCCCGAGGGATCCGACGCGCCGTAGGCGTCCTTGCGGCACGCCGTGGTCATGGGGGACGTTGAGCGTCACGACGGCTCGCTCGTACGACCCCGTAAGGCGGTGCGTGACCATGACGGTGAAGGTCCTGCTGGTGACCGGCGACGCGGCGGAGTCGCTGGAGGTGCTCTACCCCTACCAGCGGCTGCGCGAGGAGGGGTACGAGGTGCACATCGCGGCCCCGGCGCGCAGGAAACTGCGGTTCGTGGTGCACGACTTCGAGGACGGCTTCGACACCTACACCGAGAAGCCCGGCTACACCTGGCCCGCCGACCTCGCCTTCGCCGAGGTCGACCCCACCGGCTACGCGGCCCTGGTGGTCCCCGGCGGCCGGGCCCCGGAATACCTGCGCAACGACGCCGACCTCCAGCGGATCGTCCAGCACTTCTTCGACGCCGGCAAGCCCGTCGCCCAGATCTGCCACGGCCCCCAGATCACCGCCGCCGCCGGCGTCCTCACCGGCCGCCGCACCGCCGCCTACCCCGCCCTCCACCCCGACATCACCGCCGCCGGCGCCACCTTCGAAGACGCCCCCGCCGTCACCGACGGCCCCCTCGTCTCCGCCCGCGCCTGGCCCGACCACCCGGCCTGGATGCGGGCCTTCCTGGAGGTGCTCCGCAAGACGGCGCCGGTGACGGAGTGACGTCCGTCCGCGGTCGGGACAATTGTCCCGGCCGAGTCGGGACACGCTGATCTGGGAACCGGCCTCCGGGGCCGGTGAGACTGGCGGGGTGAAGACATCCTCGCAGCGGACGGAGTCCGAGGCCCGGCCCGTGGTGCGGCTGCGGGCGCCGGTGGAGACGGTGAGCCGCCGGGCGCCGGTGTTGTGGGCGGTACGGGCCGGGATCGGCTGGGCCGTGGTGTCGCTGGGCCAGGTGGGGTGGGCGCTGGGGGACCGGGTGCGCCCGTGGCAGGCGGTGTTGATGGGGGTCACCGTGGTGCTGGCCGCGAGCCCCGGCAGGGTGAGCCTGGACGGCACCGCGACCTGTCAGCGACCGCGGGGTCGGCCCAGCACGATGTCGGCGGCCATGGCGCGGACCTCGGCGGGGGTGCGGCCGGGGTGCTCGGCGGCGAGGAAGTGGCTGCCGATGGCCAGGCTGAACGCGAGCAGGCCGCGGGCCTCGATCTCGTCGCGGTCGTCGCAGAAGGTGCCGATCATCTCGCGCAGCAGCGCCATGCGTGCGTTGTCCACCCGGCGCAGGCACGCGGCGGCGGCCTCGTCCCGCCGGGCCCAGTCGCGGACGGCGAGGTCGATCGGGAGCAACCGGTCGGCGGACAGGGTGAGTTGGCCAGCCAGCCGGATCTTCTCCCGCGGGTCGCCGTCGAGTTCTCTGACGCGTTCGAGGACGTCGGCGGTGCTCTCCCGCTCCCAGGTCTCCAGCATCGCCGCCAGCAGCGCGTCGCGGTCGGCGAAGTACCCGTAGAACCCGCCCTTGGTAACGCCGAGCGCCTTGGCGAGGGCTTCGACCCGTACGGCGTCCACGCCTCCGGAGGCGAGCGCCCGGAGCCCCTCCTCGACCCAGGCATCGCGCGGTGTGCGCCTCGCGCCCACGGTGTGTCTCCTCTCACGGCCCACCCCCGCTGTACGCCACCGTACAACCGGGCTAGCTTGACTGTTGTACGCAACCGTATACAACGACGTCGGGAGAGACACCGATGACCGTCGAATCCGTCGCGTTCCCACCGTCCCGGCTCCAGCCGGGGCGGGCCGGGCGATGAGGCTCCCGAAGGCCGCCCACACCTCGTTACCGTGGCGGATCCACGACCTCGCCCCCGACTTCCGGGTCGAGGACGTGTGGTCCTACCGCGCCCCCGGCGCCGGCCCCGACGACTTCCCCGCGATGCTCGCCGCACTACGGGCGGCCGGCGGCCTCAGCACCCAACCACCTCTCGTCCGCCTGCTGTTCGCGGCCCGCTGGAAACTCGGCGCCCTCCTCGGCTGGGACGCCCCCGGGGCCGGCCTCGACGGTCGGGCACGGCCCCTGCGCGACCGCCTCCCCGACGACCTGCGCGGGCCCCTGACCGGAACGGCCGCGCCGGACACCCCGTTCACCATCGTGTACCAGCTCCACGACGAATCCGCCGACGAGTTGGCCAACAGGACCGTCCACACCATCTGCCACCTGGGATGGGCCCCGGCCGACAACGGTGACCACGAACTGCGGATGGCCGTCCTCACCAAGCCCAACGGCCTCTTCGGCCGGGTATACATGGCCGCGATCAA belongs to Streptantibioticus cattleyicolor NRRL 8057 = DSM 46488 and includes:
- a CDS encoding ECF transporter S component codes for the protein MTGTKARGGRRVRAVRLGARSVAALVLVSAIGVVAFGWPLLAAPGSGLAHSTDAPWLFAALLPLLLAVVVATIADTGLDAKAVAMLGVLAAVGAALRPLGAGTAGIEPMFFLMVLSGRVLGPGFGFVLGALSMFASALLTGGVGPWMPFQMLSMGWVSMGAGLLPRPETLRGKGELALLALYGVVSSLLYGTVMNLQGWPYIAGLGSGVSYVPGAPLGDNLVRFLTYCLATSLGWDVPRAVVTAVLTFVLGAPILAALRRATRRAAFAAPVSFAPEGSDAP
- a CDS encoding DUF2867 domain-containing protein, with the protein product MRLPKAAHTSLPWRIHDLAPDFRVEDVWSYRAPGAGPDDFPAMLAALRAAGGLSTQPPLVRLLFAARWKLGALLGWDAPGAGLDGRARPLRDRLPDDLRGPLTGTAAPDTPFTIVYQLHDESADELANRTVHTICHLGWAPADNGDHELRMAVLTKPNGLFGRVYMAAIKPFRHLIVYPALTRQWERAWLDRGRPRARAR
- a CDS encoding TetR/AcrR family transcriptional regulator, yielding MGARRTPRDAWVEEGLRALASGGVDAVRVEALAKALGVTKGGFYGYFADRDALLAAMLETWERESTADVLERVRELDGDPREKIRLAGQLTLSADRLLPIDLAVRDWARRDEAAAACLRRVDNARMALLREMIGTFCDDRDEIEARGLLAFSLAIGSHFLAAEHPGRTPAEVRAMAADIVLGRPRGR
- a CDS encoding DJ-1/PfpI family protein, which translates into the protein MTVKVLLVTGDAAESLEVLYPYQRLREEGYEVHIAAPARRKLRFVVHDFEDGFDTYTEKPGYTWPADLAFAEVDPTGYAALVVPGGRAPEYLRNDADLQRIVQHFFDAGKPVAQICHGPQITAAAGVLTGRRTAAYPALHPDITAAGATFEDAPAVTDGPLVSARAWPDHPAWMRAFLEVLRKTAPVTE